AAAACAAGGCGGGCATCGCTGCTCAGTACAAAACTGCATTTGCTGGCCAAGAGTTTACGATTGTCGATAATTACGACTGGTTTAAAAACATAAACTACCTGGATTTTCTGCGTGATATCGGCAAGCATGTGCCAATGAGTCAAATGCTTGGCCGTGATTTTGTACAGTCACGCCTCGGAACGGACGGTAGTGGCATTAGTTATGCTGAGTTTAGCTACTCACTTATTCAGGGGTATGATTTTCTGCATCTGTACCGTGAGCATGGCGTAACACTACAGGTGTGTGGTGCTGATCAGTGGGGTAACTCTGTTGCGGGTGTTGATCTTATCCGTCGTATTGAAGGCGCTGAATCACATGTATATTCAACGCCTCTTGTAATTAATAAAGCGACGGGCGTGAAGTTTGGTAAGTCTGAGGGTGGAGCAGTTTGGCTTGATCCTACAAAGACGAGTGTTTACAAGTTCTATCAGTTCTGGCTAAATGTCGATGATGAGGGCGTAGTTGATTACATAAAGATCTTTACATTACTTACAAAAGAAGAAGTCGAAGCATTGGCCACTAAGCAAAAAGAGAATCCGAGCGCCCGTGAAGCTCAAAAAACACTTGCCAAGGAGGTGACGATACTAGTCCATGGTAAGGGTCGGTACGAATCTGTAGAACGCGTGACTGAAGTTCTATTTGATAGTAAAGACATCAATGAACTGAATGACATTGATCTGGAAGCACTCGCTCAAGAAATACCTGCCGTAGCTGGTAACAAATCTGTTATTGAAGTGCTGGTGGAGGCTGGGATTGCTGCAAGTAATGGCGAAGCTCGTCGCTTAATTTCGGGCGCTGCTATATCCGTTAATGGCAAGAAAATTATCGAGGATACACAACTTACCAATCTCGCGCTTGTCAAAAAAGGCAAGAACAGCTTCGTTTTGGTTCGCTAGCAAATTTGTTATAATGAAGACTCGAATCTAACCTAAAAGGAGGGTATATGCCGTATACCGAGACTTTGCGAAAAAACCTCTCAGAAGAGGCTGTAAAAAACGTGACAGCTTGGCTGGAAGAGTCTAAATATGAAGAATACCGCAATGAGCTTGTGGAGCTCATCGAGGCCGAACAATGGAAGGCTCTCGAAGATGCTTTTTTCAAAGTTATTGAGTTTGGAACGGGCGGACGACGCGGTACGACCGGTATCGGTTCTAATAGAATTAATCGTGTTACGATTGGCGAGTCTGCACAGGCCTTATGTATTTATGCTCGTTCGTTTGATGAGGAGGCGGCCGAAAAGGGCATCGTTATTGCTTGTGATACGCGGCTAAGCTCACCTGAGCTTAGTAAATATACTGCGCAGGTGTGTGCCGCAAATGGATTTAGGACATATCTTTTTGATGATTTTCGCTCTACTCCTGAATTGAGTTTTGCGGTTCGTCATCTTAAGGCGGCAGCTGGTATTGTTATTAGCGCTAGCCATAACCCACCACTCGATAATGGCTTTAAGGCCTATTGGGCTGATGGTGGTCAATTAGTTACTCCACATGATAAGGGAGTTCTAGCGGTTGCCGAGGAAATAACGGAAATTCATGCTGTTGACTTTGACGAAGCAGTAAATGAAGGCAAAATTATCATTATTGGTAAAGAGGTTGACAGTATTTACGTGCAAGCTGTGGTCGACCAGGCTGAGGGTATCGAGCGTGACGTGAAAATCGTTTATTCACCCTTGCACGGCGCTGGCCAAACTAACACACTTCCTGTATTACGTGCGGCTGGATTTAAGAATATATCTGTTGTTGAAGACCAGATGGTCCCAGACGGTAATTTTCCTACTATCGAAAATGGAAAGCCAAACCCAGAGGAAAAAACGGCGAACGAACGTGCCGTTGCTCAGATGCTCGCTGAGAATGCTGATATTGCCATAACAAATGATCCAGATGCGGATCGTATAGGTGTTATGGTCCGGAATAATGATGAAGCGATCTATCTTAATGGTAACCAGTCGGCTGTTCTTGCTGCAGACTATGCTCTTGGGAAGCTTCAAGAGCGAGGTGAACTAACCCCAAGGCATTACATCGCAAAAACAATAGTCACTACTGATATGCTAACGGCTTTGGCGCATCATTATAATGTGACGATGTATACAAATATGCTTATTGGTTTTAAATACATTGGCGAACTGATCCTTAAAAAAGAAAAGACAGATGAAATTTTCGTCATTGGTGGCGAGGAGAGTTATGGTCTTCTGAAGGGCGATTATGCCCGCGATAAGGACGGTGCCGTCGGAGCTCTTCCGCTTGCTGAATACGCCGCTGAACTTAAAAAGAAGGGTATGACGCTCTATGATCGTATGCTCGACTTGTACGTCGACTATGGTGTATATATGGAACGTTTGGCCAGTGCATACTTCTTAGGTGCTAGCGGTTTTGAGACAATGCAGTCGGTAATGGCTGAACTTAGGTCTCAGCCTCCAAAAATGTTAAGTCATCACGAAATTACAGCTATTCAAGATTATAAAACACTAGAACGCAAGGACCTTAAGACGGGAAAGACGACAAAAATCGATTGCCTCTCAGGTAATGTTGTTGTTCTGGAATTAAACGGTGACGCACGTTGTAGGGTAACCATCCGCCCTAGCGGTACAGAGCCTAAGTTGAAGTTCTATGTTCAGTGGTGGGAAGAGGCAAGTTCTCGTCAGAATATGCGCAATCAATGCGATGCGTTGAGCGAGAGGCTTGAGATGCTTTCCAAGACGCTAGAGGGTATGCTGCTCGATAATTAATTCCAATGAGCGAACTCTATACCATCTTCTCTGAGAGTGCATTGCTTCTCGAAAAAGCCTTGCACGAAAAGGAAAATCATAAGTATGATGTAGATTTGCAGCTCCAAGGATCAGTATGTGGACTGGCTACGGCTGCGCTGCAACTCTATATGCGTGAGATGCACGATATGGATCTTGACCGTCGAATCGCGACTCCTAGAAAGGCGCCATGTGGTCTCAACTCACGTGCTCTCCAGCACGTGAGTTTGTTCCAAGGTGGGCAGATGATTGACCCTTCTTATAGACAATTTTTTACTTATGTAGGATTAAGTCAGGATGCAGCTAAAGCACAGCCTGCCTTAAAGGAGCTGTTTCCTTCCGATAAGATAGCAGTGATCAGAGCGGATAAGGCTGGGTCGTTTGCTGATAGGATGGCGGTACATATGCATACAATCGAATCGGAAGTAGCGCGTCGTCGTCCTGTTGGTCTATCTTCCTATCCTCCTGAAAACAGCCTCGTAGGTACGACTTTAGGAGAAAAAGAAGAAGTACTTCGTGATATTTGGAATCCGACAAGCTATAGCACACCATTTCCGTTAGAAGACCAGTCGAGCTCGTTCAGACAGCGCGCGCTACAACTTGCAGTACGAATGCATGAACTAGAATAGGCTAGGTTGAACGGAGAGGCAGAGGTATAACTGATATACTAGAAAACAGATGAATCTGCAGACATCGCTGGAAAAGGTTAAAGGAGTCGGCACTAAGACTGCCGAACAATTTAGTGTGGCCGGAATCGAGACGGTTAGTGATCTCGTAAGTTTTCTACCAAGAAAACATGAAGATTTTACTGAAGTTTCCAAGATCGCCGATATTCACCCGGGCAAGGCAACGATAAGGGCGCGCTGTGAAAAAGTTACCACACGGCCTGTTCGTCGCGGTTTGCGCATAACGACGGCTGTTCTTGTGGATGACACGGGTAAGCTGCAGGCGGTATGGTTTAATCAGCCATATCGCGAAGCACAGCTTAAAACAGGTGAGGAGTTCTTTTTCTCGGGTGAATTCGAGTTTAACTACAACAAATATCAACTTACCAATCCAAGTGCTGAAAAAGTAGGTGATATAGCACCCGTCCAGACGGAACGACTGCTTCCTGTGTATCGGGTTGTAAAGGGATTAAAAGGCCAAGTTGTTCGTAAGATACTCAACGAATTGCGACCACTCATGTCGATGCTTCCAGAAACGCTACCTGCGAGCGTGGTGCAGTCCGAAAAGCTTGTCCCGCGTTCGGCTGCGATTTTAGAGATGCACTTCCCGAAAGATCAGAAAGAGATCGCTGAGGCTCGGGAGCGTCTGGCGTTTGAAGAACTATTCCAGTTACTGCTTGCAAGTCAGCTCAATCGTCAGGAAAATGCCAAACTTATTGGTTGGCATATCCCGTTTGACCAACATGTGGTGGCCGAATTTGTAAAGCAGCTACCCTTCGAGCTTACCGGTGCGCAACGTCGAGCCGCCTGGGATATTATTCAAGATTTTGAACGTAAAACGCCGATGAACCGTTTACTGCAAGGTGACGTAGGTTCTGGTAAGACTGTCGTTGCGGGTCTTGCTGCTCGGCAAGCAGCACATGCGGGATTCCAATCTGCTCTTATGGCGCCAACTGAGATCTTGGCTAATCAACATGCTGAAACATTAGCAAGGTTGTTAATGCCGTTTGGGGTATCGGTAGGCCTTTTAACAGGTAGTGTAAAGGGTGTGTCGCGCAAGACGTTGTACGAGCAGATTGCTGCAGGCACAGTAGATGTAGTCGTCGGAACGCATGCGCTTATTCAGAGTCCGGTTAAGTTTCATAAACTTGGATTTGTGGTCATTGACGAACAACATCGTTTTGGAGTTAAGCAGCGTCAGGAGCTATTAGATAAGTCAGTTCATATGCCGCATCTTTTGGCTATGACTGCGACGCCCATTCCGCGTAGTTTAGCGCTGACGGTTTACGGTGAACTTGACGTGAGCATCTTAAATGAACTGCCCAAGGGTAGAAAACCAATCAAAACTAAGATCTGGTCGCCGAATAGTCGTGAGCAGCTGTATCAACTGGTGGATACGGAGCTCTCCGCTGGACGCCAGGCGTATGTCATCTGCAGTTTGATAGATGAAAACCCGGATAACGAAATCAAAAGTGTTGAGACTGAATATAAAAAACTTCAAAACTCTATTTTTAAACACCGTAGAATTGGTCTACTGCATGGCAAGATGAAAAGCGATGAAAAAGATGCAGTCATGACCAAGTTCGCCATCGGTGAGTACGACATTCTAGTAAGCACGACAGTTGTTGAAGTTGGTGTGGATGTACCAAATTCAACAGTTATGGTGATCGAAAATGCCGATAGGTTTGGTTTGAGCCAGCTTCACCAGCTACGTGGTCGCGTGGGACGTTCGAGCCACCAAAGCTACTGCTACTTAGTTATGTCAGATAGCAGTAAACCGAGCCAGCGATTAAAGGAGATTGAAAAATCTAGCGATGGTTTTTATTTGGCTGAAGTTGATCTAAAACTCAGGGGTCCTGGTGAAATTTATGGGCGCGCACAACATGGTGCGCTTAACCTGCAGATCGCCACATTGTCTGATACAAAACTAATCGCTAGGGCGCAGCGGCAAGCCAAGTCGTTCGTCGAAAGAGGCGAGGATCTGCTACAATATAAACAATTGGCCGCTGAAGTAGAACATTATCAGCGGTTAACCACGTTAAATTAGTTATATGTATTCTGGAACGACATTTCGAACAAAATCCGGTCGTGTGATGGGTGTCCATCAGAAGATTGATCGTGTTGCACGACGACTGATTACTCCTAAGCTTGCGAAACAATTAGGTTTTCCTACTGCACACGAAATTCTCCACTTCGAGGGTCTCAATGGCCCTGATGGTATCAAGCGCAAAAGTCCCGCTAAAGACGAGCCGTGGCACTATATCGATCCTACTAACTCCGATGATAGAGCGATTGTAGACATGATTAATGATCATATTATGAACATGTCGATCGCCCTAAAGAACAAAAACCGTGAGCGAGCGGCATTCGAGGCTGCATGGCTTGCTCATGCTATTGTAGATGGTCTCACACCAGCGCATCACTATCCACTAGAGGAGAAGCTTGAAGAGCTACGAGGAGAAGGCCTTGAAACCCGTCTCACGACTAAAGATAAGCTATTACTGCCAGGTAAAAACCGTCGCATACAACTCCGTAATAACTGGGAGTTTTGGGGCGCAAAAGGGGTAATGACGACGCATCTTAGTTTTGAACTTGGGATCGCAACTTCGATTGCACCTTTGCGTTTCGAGGGTACAGAACCAAGCTATGAAGAGTATGCCCGCATGGAGCGGGAGTCTTTCGAGGTGTACTTTTTCGAGGTTCTTCAGGAAGTCAGCGAAATGAAAATGTATGAAGAATTCGCTCGAGGTGGTTGGACGCGACTATTGGCGCGTGAGACACGAGATGTCCTCGTTCCTCATATCATCCGTGCGGTAATGTTGGCCTGGTACCAGGCAATGATAAGGGCGGAGTGAAATGAATATTCGTCTCATCAGCGGCGAGTTCGGCGGTCGTAAAATAGAAGCACCTGATACAAAACAAACGCACCCTATGAGCGAACGTGTTCGCAATGCTATGTTTAACAGTCTTGGTGTGGAGCGACTTGCTGGTGCTGAAGTACTAGATGCTTTTGCTGGGACGGGTTCAATCGGTCTTGAAGCCCTTAGTCGAGGTGCACATCATGTCACGTTTATTGAGCGAGATAGAATTGCTCAAAAAGTGCTTGCAAAAAATATTATAGCGCTTAGTGTTGAAATGCGAACGACTCTTATCCGTACGACAGTTAATAATTGGCTTGAAACACAAGCAGAAAATCCGTATGACATTATTTTTGCCGATCCCCCTTATGCCGATCCGCAGTTTTCCACAGTCTCGCGGTTGATGGGGCTATTAAAACCGGGTGGTTTTATGGTATTATCACATCCAGGTAGGGGTGAGGGACTTACCAAAACTGGAGTTGTTGTGGTGGATAACCGTAGTTATGGAAATGCATACCTCACCTTCTACCGCCGTGAAGACGCTTAAATGCGTTTTTTATTTTGTTAATTTGTTTACATAAAAAAGCAGCCCCAAGATTTCTCTTGGGGTGCGATCATAACGTAGGACAGTTATATGATAAGTATATCAGTCTTTTAAGATAAATGCAAACCAAATGAAAAAGCAGACCAGCCGATCTGCTTTTTCATTTGGTGCGCGAGAAAGGACTTGAACCTTCACGCCCGAGGGCACTAGCTCCTAAGGCTAGCGTGTCTACCAATTCCACCACTCGCGCATTTGTTTTATTACTATAGCAGATATTATTTGATAGATAAAGCTGAAAAATAAACGAGCTTATGCTATCATGAAGAAAATGACAACGAGGGTGACAAAGGAATAAGGGGTCGTATGAGTAAAGTTGCTACGTATCTGCAGGAACATATCTTAGGTGAGGTCACGACCAACTCAGCTATCTTGGCGGCAATGAGCCATGACCTAAGCGTATTGGAGATGACGCCAGAGATGGTGGTATATCCTCGTGTCACGAACGATATTCGCAAGATTGCTCGTTTTTCATGGCAGCTTGCTGAGAAAGGTCATGTACTTGGTCTTACGACTCGTGGCGGTGGAACGGACGAAACCGGCGGCGCAATTGGTAAAGGTATAACAGTAGTTACACCAGCGCATCTTAACCGGATATTTGAGTTTGATGTCAAGCAAAAGCTCATCCGTCTTCAACCAGGTGTTATGTCCGCCACACTCAATGAGGCACTTGCAATGCAAGGTATGTTTGTTCCAGCGCTACCTGATTCCGGTGCGTACAGTACGGTCGGTGGCGCTATAGCTAAAAATAATAATGGTACACTGGCCGGTAAGTACGGCGATATGAACGACTGGGTTTCACAGCTTGAAGTAGTGCTTGCAAATGGTGATGTGCTACAAACTGAGCGACTTTCAAAGCGCGATCTTAATAAAAAGAAAGGTCAGCAAAACTTTGAGGGTGAGATTTATCGGAGCCTCGATAACCTCATAGAAGATAATAAACAGCTCATTGAACAGCAGCTTGGTTCGATGGTCCGCGACAATGCGGGATACTCGACACTCTCTAAAGTAAAGCACCATGATGGCTCGTTCGATTTGACGCCACTTCTTATTGGGAGCCAGGGGACGCTTGGTATTATCTCTGAAATGATAATGAAAACAGAGTTTAAGAGTGCTAATATGGCGGCTGCGGTTATAGGGTTCGTGAGTGGTGAGGCGGCACGTGATGCACTCGACCAAGTAATTGATGGCATGGAACCGACCTTTGTTGAATTCTATGACGGTGATTTCTTTACGGTAGCTGCCGCTCGTGGTAAAACCTATAGCTTTATTAAAAATGCTGGCGATAAAACGGGTGCGATAGTAGTTGTTGGGTTTGACGATTTTAGTGACCATGTACGTACTAAAAAGTTGAAGCGCCTTATTAAGCAGTTAAGCAAAACTGATGCCTATGTTGAGGCGGCCGATGACGAGACTGTAGTGGAACTATTGGCGATCCGTGAAGTTACAGCATTTGTAGTTACGCCAGGTGAAAAAGCAGTTTCAGCGCCACCTATTGTAGATGGGGCGTATGTACCACGTGAACGTACCGAAGAATTTATGGCTGCGGTTAAAGTTATGGCTACTAAGTACGATGTTGTTATGCCAATTCATGCGCGTGTCCTCGACAATACGTTTTATGCGCGTCCACTTTTGCAGTTACATAAGATCGGTGACAAGCAAAAAATCTTTAAACTCTTAGATGAATATGCGGGTCTTGTGGCGCATCTTGGCGGTCATCTCATTGGTAACGGTGCCGAAGGTCGGGTAAAAGCGTTGTTTGCTTATAAGCAACTCGACCCTGAGGTTATTGCATTGTTCGAGGCCGTTCGGGCAATCTTCGATCCACACGGTATTCTTAACCCGGGCGTTAAGCAATCGACGGAGATTCGTCAACTTGTATCGCACCTTCGAAGCGGTTACGACACGGCAGCTATTGCATCGTTTGTACCGTTTAACTAATAGAGCTTGAATTATCTGCAGCGGACGGGTATCATAGCAAAAGCATGCGCGAGTGGCGGAATTGGTAGACGCGCTAGCTTCAGGTGCTAGTGTCTTTCGAGACGTGGAGGTTCAAGTCCTCTTTCGCGCACCAAGAATACGATATCAAGATCAGAAAAGCACCCCTGTAAATGGGGTGCTTTAGTTTAGCTGGCTATTTAAGGATGAGAAAGTTCGGTAGGGTTACTAAGGATTCATCGTCATTTTGCCGTAATCATTTACTGCTTAACACTATTAGGTTACCTTCGCTATCCCGGAATTCAGCTACAGTGCATCCGGGCTTATAAGGAGCTTCCTGGGGCTCGGTGACGATCTCCACACTTCGCGATTTCAGGGTTTTAGCAGTCATTTCCACATCATCATCCACGAGTACAAGGACAGGGCCCTCCGATGGTTTGTCATCTTTGCGCTTGAGGAAATGCAACGTTGTTTCTGAACCTTTGAATGCAAGCTCTATCCATCGCCAATCGTCCATACCCATCGTAGTTTCGGCGGCAATTTCGCAATCGAAGTTATCTATATAAAACTTTTTAGCCCGCTCCTGATTGAGTACTGGCAACTCGGCAAACTGTATGTGCATGACTAACGCCTCCGACTCTTGTTTATTAAAATGACTTTACCATCAGAGCTTAACAAATCGACAGCGTGCTGTCAAGTTACTAGAACATTGTGGGTTTCACTGTTATTTGACAGGATGTTGTCATACTATTAATCTTATTAAAGAGATGATTACGATCAATACGCCTCAAGATCCACTAAGTAGGCTTGCTATAGCTATATTCCATGCGCATGGCCTACTTCTCCGTAACGGAGACCGGTTAACAAAAGAGCTTGGACAAAGCAGCGCTAGATGGCAGATACTCGGAAGTATTAGTCAGGAATCACAGACGGTTGCGAGTATTGCGAAGAGAATCGGACATGCTCGTCAGAGCGTCCAACGAATCGCCGACGTTTTGGTTAAGGATAACTTAGCAACGTATGCAATAAATCCAGCACATAAAAGGGCGCGCTTGCTTGTGTTAACGCCGCAAGGTGTTTTGGTACTTAATGACATCTATACCCAAAATGCGGCCTGGACAAAACGTATGCTGACTAAACTGGATGAACAACAAGTTGCCGAACTCGCCTATCAGCTTGAACTAGCTACAGCGATTTTAGAGAAAGATGAACAGCATTAAAAGAGGACAGTAGTGATCATTAACAAAACATTCACGGCAACAATCGGAAATGGTTAACGGGTTGAATTGTATCATGTGTCGGAATCGGTATCTTTTTTCGGTTCAGCGCGTTCAGTGAAGGTTAAAGGCACTATAAACGATGTTGTTTTCCAGACCGCCTTCACGCTTTGGGGTGATGGAAAGCAGTTCTCGCCCATGAGTACACTAACACTTTTGAGTTCAGCTAAAGTTCTATAATTGTCCTTTATGCTGCACCAAAGTAAAATGACCAGCGCAAGCTGGTCATTTTACTTTGGTGCGTTAATCTCCCTACAGACGGACTAGAACGACCGTCGCGACTCGCAAAGTGATTTTTATAGAAATAATAACTGTTTTAACGCATAAGACAAGATGATGGCTTTGCGCTCGCATGACCAGAAGTGGCCATGCGAGCGCCGTGAAGCCTAGAACTCGATGACCATAGGCATGATCCGGGCGGCCAGCAGCGTAAAGGCTGCGGAGTCGACCGGGCGCCCAACGTTGCCGTCGAACAACATGCCGCCGACCGGTGATGAGCTGCTATTGCGCAGTTCGTCGATCGTCCGACGGTGGTAGACCGACGCGGTCACGCTACCAGTGTGGACATTGATGTTCTCCAGAGTGGGAGTCGGCACCGCTTGCTCCCATCTGGGCTGGACGGCGATCGAGTTACCGTCCAGAGTGACCTTGTAGGCCGACACCGAAGCATGGTCTCCGAAGACCGAGCGCCATCTGATGAGGAGCTGGATGGCCAGCTCGGTCTCACTCAGGATGGCAACGCGGAGTCGCGAGTGTGTCTCGACCCGACGATGTGGCTGGACCACCATCTGGTCCGGAACACTCACGTCGAGGATGAAGTCTTCGCCGTGAGTTCCTGCTCCGATGATGGTGTCGGCACGATCGGCACCGCCACGTCGAACCTTCGTCTGAAGGGCGCGGAACGCATCTGGTGCGGTAAGCGCTGGAGTGATTGACACGGCTGTCTCCTTTGTCCAAATCGAATCGCCTTGTCTTATGCGGTACGAGACCGCAAGTGCGAGCGGTCTCGTGCATATACTAATACCACTTTATGTAAGTTTTAGCAACACAGAGCCTTGATGGGTGCGGATATTTATTTCTTTTTGTGAACTACTTGCTGTTTCGCTCTGCACTAAAGTAAAACCCCGGAAATAACTCCAGGGGTTTTACTTTTTTGGTTAAATAAATCTGTAAGGCGGCGGCCCACTGGTCGGACGAGGAGCAGTGGGCCCTAAGCAGATACGCTGCATCGGCTGAGTTATAGGCGGAGCTTGCCTTATTGCTTGGGACGAAGTGCTGCGAGGCGTCGGTCTTCTGCTGTTGGTTCACCCTTGCAGCCTAGAGGTTCTGGTCGGTTGGGACTGTGTGCACGTGACCAGATGACGCCGCACTTTCCGCGGACACAATACTTGTACGGATTGCCGTCTACGTCTGTGTCCATTTTCCAGGAGTGTGGAGGCCTAGGATCTTTCGGAGCGGTGATGCTCATGGCCTACCGTCCTTGTTAGTCCTGTCCGCTGCAGCCGACTGGCTCTGAGCGATCATGCATGGGAGACCAGATGATGCCGCAATTCTTTCGCCGGCACGTCTTGTACGTATCCCCATCGGCATCCTTTTGGCCAGAGTCCCACTTGTGCTTACGTCGTGAATCTGTCATCGTTTCGGATTCCTTTCAAGAACCCTAGCAATTTTGTTCTTTACCTCATTGTAAAGAACAGTGAAATCATAGGATACTTATTTATAAAAAACAATAGCACCATACTTTGAGGATGACCACCTATTCCAAGATGAGTTACAATAGTGTCACTATGAATGAAGCAAACATTGGCGTTGGCCCATATCCTCAGCCTTGGCCAGATGACCCACGACTTGATCCCGAACTACTGATAAACGGTGACAAGCGTAATGTGGAAGATAAGTATC
This Candidatus Chromulinivoraceae bacterium DNA region includes the following protein-coding sequences:
- the tyrS gene encoding tyrosine--tRNA ligase; translated protein: MKLSEELQWRGFINQTTYGDITELDGAPISFYWGVDPSADSMTIGNFAAAMMVRHFIDHGHKAFLLVGGATGMIGDPDGKKDERNLKTLDEIAKNKAGIAAQYKTAFAGQEFTIVDNYDWFKNINYLDFLRDIGKHVPMSQMLGRDFVQSRLGTDGSGISYAEFSYSLIQGYDFLHLYREHGVTLQVCGADQWGNSVAGVDLIRRIEGAESHVYSTPLVINKATGVKFGKSEGGAVWLDPTKTSVYKFYQFWLNVDDEGVVDYIKIFTLLTKEEVEALATKQKENPSAREAQKTLAKEVTILVHGKGRYESVERVTEVLFDSKDINELNDIDLEALAQEIPAVAGNKSVIEVLVEAGIAASNGEARRLISGAAISVNGKKIIEDTQLTNLALVKKGKNSFVLVR
- a CDS encoding phospho-sugar mutase — encoded protein: MPYTETLRKNLSEEAVKNVTAWLEESKYEEYRNELVELIEAEQWKALEDAFFKVIEFGTGGRRGTTGIGSNRINRVTIGESAQALCIYARSFDEEAAEKGIVIACDTRLSSPELSKYTAQVCAANGFRTYLFDDFRSTPELSFAVRHLKAAAGIVISASHNPPLDNGFKAYWADGGQLVTPHDKGVLAVAEEITEIHAVDFDEAVNEGKIIIIGKEVDSIYVQAVVDQAEGIERDVKIVYSPLHGAGQTNTLPVLRAAGFKNISVVEDQMVPDGNFPTIENGKPNPEEKTANERAVAQMLAENADIAITNDPDADRIGVMVRNNDEAIYLNGNQSAVLAADYALGKLQERGELTPRHYIAKTIVTTDMLTALAHHYNVTMYTNMLIGFKYIGELILKKEKTDEIFVIGGEESYGLLKGDYARDKDGAVGALPLAEYAAELKKKGMTLYDRMLDLYVDYGVYMERLASAYFLGASGFETMQSVMAELRSQPPKMLSHHEITAIQDYKTLERKDLKTGKTTKIDCLSGNVVVLELNGDARCRVTIRPSGTEPKLKFYVQWWEEASSRQNMRNQCDALSERLEMLSKTLEGMLLDN
- the recG gene encoding ATP-dependent DNA helicase RecG — encoded protein: MNLQTSLEKVKGVGTKTAEQFSVAGIETVSDLVSFLPRKHEDFTEVSKIADIHPGKATIRARCEKVTTRPVRRGLRITTAVLVDDTGKLQAVWFNQPYREAQLKTGEEFFFSGEFEFNYNKYQLTNPSAEKVGDIAPVQTERLLPVYRVVKGLKGQVVRKILNELRPLMSMLPETLPASVVQSEKLVPRSAAILEMHFPKDQKEIAEARERLAFEELFQLLLASQLNRQENAKLIGWHIPFDQHVVAEFVKQLPFELTGAQRRAAWDIIQDFERKTPMNRLLQGDVGSGKTVVAGLAARQAAHAGFQSALMAPTEILANQHAETLARLLMPFGVSVGLLTGSVKGVSRKTLYEQIAAGTVDVVVGTHALIQSPVKFHKLGFVVIDEQHRFGVKQRQELLDKSVHMPHLLAMTATPIPRSLALTVYGELDVSILNELPKGRKPIKTKIWSPNSREQLYQLVDTELSAGRQAYVICSLIDENPDNEIKSVETEYKKLQNSIFKHRRIGLLHGKMKSDEKDAVMTKFAIGEYDILVSTTVVEVGVDVPNSTVMVIENADRFGLSQLHQLRGRVGRSSHQSYCYLVMSDSSKPSQRLKEIEKSSDGFYLAEVDLKLRGPGEIYGRAQHGALNLQIATLSDTKLIARAQRQAKSFVERGEDLLQYKQLAAEVEHYQRLTTLN
- the rsmD gene encoding 16S rRNA (guanine(966)-N(2))-methyltransferase RsmD produces the protein MNIRLISGEFGGRKIEAPDTKQTHPMSERVRNAMFNSLGVERLAGAEVLDAFAGTGSIGLEALSRGAHHVTFIERDRIAQKVLAKNIIALSVEMRTTLIRTTVNNWLETQAENPYDIIFADPPYADPQFSTVSRLMGLLKPGGFMVLSHPGRGEGLTKTGVVVVDNRSYGNAYLTFYRREDA
- a CDS encoding FAD-binding oxidoreductase → MSKVATYLQEHILGEVTTNSAILAAMSHDLSVLEMTPEMVVYPRVTNDIRKIARFSWQLAEKGHVLGLTTRGGGTDETGGAIGKGITVVTPAHLNRIFEFDVKQKLIRLQPGVMSATLNEALAMQGMFVPALPDSGAYSTVGGAIAKNNNGTLAGKYGDMNDWVSQLEVVLANGDVLQTERLSKRDLNKKKGQQNFEGEIYRSLDNLIEDNKQLIEQQLGSMVRDNAGYSTLSKVKHHDGSFDLTPLLIGSQGTLGIISEMIMKTEFKSANMAAAVIGFVSGEAARDALDQVIDGMEPTFVEFYDGDFFTVAAARGKTYSFIKNAGDKTGAIVVVGFDDFSDHVRTKKLKRLIKQLSKTDAYVEAADDETVVELLAIREVTAFVVTPGEKAVSAPPIVDGAYVPRERTEEFMAAVKVMATKYDVVMPIHARVLDNTFYARPLLQLHKIGDKQKIFKLLDEYAGLVAHLGGHLIGNGAEGRVKALFAYKQLDPEVIALFEAVRAIFDPHGILNPGVKQSTEIRQLVSHLRSGYDTAAIASFVPFN
- a CDS encoding VOC family protein, with translation MHIQFAELPVLNQERAKKFYIDNFDCEIAAETTMGMDDWRWIELAFKGSETTLHFLKRKDDKPSEGPVLVLVDDDVEMTAKTLKSRSVEIVTEPQEAPYKPGCTVAEFRDSEGNLIVLSSK
- a CDS encoding MarR family winged helix-turn-helix transcriptional regulator produces the protein MITINTPQDPLSRLAIAIFHAHGLLLRNGDRLTKELGQSSARWQILGSISQESQTVASIAKRIGHARQSVQRIADVLVKDNLATYAINPAHKRARLLVLTPQGVLVLNDIYTQNAAWTKRMLTKLDEQQVAELAYQLELATAILEKDEQH